In a genomic window of Actinomycetota bacterium:
- a CDS encoding lipid II flippase MurJ: MKPRMASRGAPDPAAEAGPEQGPPAGTSPPAAERGAAVVAALTAASRGMGLIRTVVATAVLGLTFLGNTYASTNSTSNLLFDLFAGGALSAVVVPCLSAALSGGDPSSAGEDADSTASALLNVALLCLTPVVLAGVLARGPVMDLLTASVHNPAVRHREQALGAFLLLAFLPQIWLYAIGAVTTGALHARHRFAGPALAPLVSSVVVTGSYLLYAAVERGHASQLGRISGPGKLLLGLGTTAGVLALTLAVLVPAARLGMRWRPTLRIPPEARRLTRRLLGSALAAVAMEQLLLGLVLVLGNGVDGGVVAYYLGFTLLELPWAILAVPIAVAAFPGLSGAAARADTGAFAERCAAATRNVVVLALGGSAAMLALAGPGTHLLLDLGIGGGARAAGLLAPAVAAFAPGLTGYGAYALLTRVAYAVGDGRSPTLGAAAGFGGAAALTAVAFLLFSGRVLIAGMAAAFSIGITAGAVLMAGRLARAAGRAAFAGTGATLARGLAAAVLAAGLGIGAAHLIGSGGTAHNAGSAAVVAAVAIAAYLGVLHGLGDRQLPRAVAAARGKLVPGAGQAP, translated from the coding sequence GTGAAACCCCGAATGGCGTCCCGGGGCGCGCCCGACCCGGCGGCGGAGGCCGGGCCGGAGCAGGGTCCCCCGGCCGGCACGAGCCCTCCGGCGGCCGAGCGGGGCGCTGCCGTGGTGGCCGCCCTGACCGCTGCCAGCCGGGGCATGGGCCTGATCCGCACGGTGGTCGCCACCGCCGTCCTCGGCCTCACGTTCCTGGGGAACACCTACGCCAGCACCAACTCCACCTCCAACCTGCTGTTCGACCTCTTCGCCGGCGGGGCGCTCTCGGCGGTGGTGGTGCCCTGCCTCAGCGCCGCGCTGTCGGGTGGCGACCCCAGCAGCGCTGGGGAGGACGCGGACTCGACGGCGAGCGCCCTGCTGAACGTCGCCCTGCTCTGCCTGACCCCGGTGGTCCTCGCCGGCGTGCTGGCCCGGGGGCCGGTGATGGACCTGCTCACCGCCAGCGTGCACAACCCGGCGGTCCGTCACCGGGAGCAGGCGCTCGGGGCCTTCCTCCTGCTGGCGTTCCTGCCCCAGATCTGGCTCTACGCCATCGGGGCGGTCACCACCGGCGCCCTCCACGCCCGCCACCGTTTCGCCGGCCCGGCCCTGGCGCCGCTGGTGTCCAGCGTCGTGGTCACCGGGTCGTACCTTCTCTATGCCGCCGTGGAGCGGGGTCACGCCTCCCAGCTCGGGCGGATCTCGGGCCCGGGCAAGCTGCTGCTCGGGCTCGGCACCACCGCCGGGGTGCTGGCGCTCACCCTGGCGGTGCTGGTGCCCGCCGCCCGGCTGGGAATGCGCTGGCGCCCCACGCTGCGCATCCCGCCCGAGGCCCGGCGCCTGACCCGCCGCCTTCTCGGATCCGCACTGGCGGCGGTGGCCATGGAGCAGCTCCTGCTCGGCCTCGTCCTGGTGCTGGGCAACGGGGTGGACGGTGGGGTCGTGGCCTACTACCTCGGCTTCACCCTGCTGGAGCTGCCCTGGGCGATCCTCGCCGTGCCGATCGCCGTCGCCGCCTTCCCGGGCCTCTCGGGCGCTGCCGCCCGGGCCGACACCGGCGCCTTCGCCGAGCGGTGTGCCGCCGCCACCCGCAACGTCGTCGTCCTGGCGCTCGGGGGCAGCGCCGCGATGCTGGCGCTCGCCGGCCCGGGCACCCACCTGCTCCTCGACCTCGGCATCGGGGGCGGGGCGCGCGCGGCCGGGCTGCTCGCCCCGGCGGTGGCCGCGTTCGCCCCCGGGCTCACCGGCTACGGGGCCTACGCCCTGCTCACCCGGGTGGCGTACGCGGTGGGCGACGGGCGCTCGCCCACCCTGGGCGCGGCGGCCGGCTTCGGCGGCGCCGCAGCGCTCACCGCGGTGGCCTTCCTGCTCTTCTCCGGCCGGGTGCTGATCGCCGGCATGGCGGCAGCGTTTTCGATCGGCATCACGGCCGGGGCGGTGCTCATGGCCGGGCGGCTGGCCCGGGCGGCCGGGCGCGCCGCGTTCGCCGGCACGGGCGCCACTCTGGCCCGCGGGTTGGCCGCCGCCGTGCTGGCGGCCGGCCTGGGCATCGGCGCGGCCCACCTGATCGGCTCCGGGGGCACGGCGCACAACGCCGGCTCCGCCGCGGTGGTCGCTGCGGTGGCCATCGCCGCCTACCTGGGGGTGCTGCACGGGCTGGGCGACCGCCAGCTCCCCCGTGCGGTGGCGGCGGCCCGCGGGAAGCTGGTGCCGGGCGCGGGGCAGGCGCCGTGA
- a CDS encoding glycosyltransferase family 4 protein — MKPEIPPARIVQVTAQTTGGIGRHVSSLLPELLSRGARVEVAAPRSTGGLGAEAMGTPFWPVEIPRLPSPVPAVSALWELRRALGKADLVHAHGIRAGLAAGAAARSDAVPHLVVTIHNAVFESGPTRKGAETVAHRMLALLAECRICVSEDLARAARAAAPAKAGSVLVIPAGSDPAMPPPEEVAAARSALGLAKGQRLIVGVGRLDQQKGFDILIEAAARLDGNPPAQIVICGEGPERPDLENRIRGLPNPAAVRLLGNRRDAKALTAAADIFCMPSRWEGSPLALHEALTAGRPVVAAATGGIPELMGFGEAGLLVPPEDPSALAAALRRVLEDATLADRISTAAVRAGAAWPDAAATARRVADVYEELLGRPLGASLGG, encoded by the coding sequence GTGAAGCCGGAGATCCCCCCCGCCCGCATCGTGCAGGTCACCGCGCAGACCACCGGCGGCATCGGGCGGCACGTGTCGTCGCTGCTGCCCGAGCTCCTCTCCCGGGGCGCCCGGGTCGAAGTCGCCGCCCCCCGGTCCACCGGGGGCCTGGGCGCCGAGGCCATGGGCACGCCGTTCTGGCCGGTCGAGATCCCCCGGCTGCCCTCCCCGGTCCCGGCGGTGTCGGCGCTCTGGGAGCTGCGCCGGGCGCTGGGCAAAGCCGACCTGGTGCACGCCCACGGGATCCGGGCCGGCCTGGCTGCCGGGGCCGCCGCCCGCTCGGACGCCGTCCCGCACCTGGTGGTCACCATCCACAACGCGGTCTTCGAGTCCGGCCCCACCCGCAAGGGGGCGGAGACCGTGGCCCACCGGATGCTGGCGCTGCTCGCCGAGTGCCGCATCTGCGTCTCCGAGGACCTCGCCCGCGCCGCCCGGGCGGCGGCCCCGGCGAAGGCGGGCTCGGTGCTGGTCATCCCGGCGGGTTCCGACCCGGCCATGCCGCCTCCCGAGGAGGTCGCCGCCGCCCGTTCGGCGCTGGGGTTGGCTAAGGGCCAGCGCCTGATCGTGGGCGTCGGGCGCCTGGACCAGCAGAAGGGCTTCGACATCCTGATCGAGGCCGCCGCCCGGCTGGACGGCAACCCGCCCGCCCAGATCGTCATCTGCGGCGAGGGGCCGGAGCGGCCCGACCTGGAGAACCGCATCCGGGGCCTGCCCAATCCCGCGGCGGTCCGCCTTCTGGGCAACCGGCGGGACGCCAAGGCCCTGACCGCAGCCGCCGATATCTTCTGCATGCCGTCGCGCTGGGAGGGCAGCCCGCTGGCCCTGCACGAGGCCCTCACCGCCGGCCGACCGGTCGTCGCCGCGGCCACCGGGGGCATCCCCGAGCTGATGGGCTTCGGCGAGGCCGGGCTGCTGGTCCCCCCGGAGGATCCCAGCGCCCTGGCCGCCGCCCTCCGGCGGGTCCTGGAGGACGCCACTCTCGCCGACCGGATCTCGACCGCCGCAGTGCGGGCCGGGGCGGCCTGGCCGGATGCCGCCGCCACCGCCCGCCGGGTGGCGGACGTCTACGAGGAGCTCCTGGGGCGCCCGCTCGGCGCCAGCCTGGGAGGGTGA
- a CDS encoding copper transporter, with protein sequence MLTLRQHIVSLIAVFLALGLGVLAGTTFISPATIKALHTSLDELNKQETSLETQINGLTQQVGSFSAFAGAARDRLVAGALAGRPTVLVSFDTTPSTDVSGVATTLLQAGARLEGSFVLLSSKMALPDDGTRAQVAAALGVTSTGAEAVAAALVQHLADALDGKSPGAFQRLLDAGLAHANTVPSPAAPASVSTPGAAVVLLAPVEPTSGSKPSPDLGRTLILPLARDLSVGSTLLAIGEDGTSPLPVLSEVRGDDTLRVVTVDGVDGPIGQTDVVLGLQAAAGGVWGDYGSGPGASAVLPSPAPSPGTASSAGGGTGH encoded by the coding sequence GTGCTCACCCTCCGGCAGCACATCGTCAGCCTGATCGCGGTTTTCCTGGCCCTCGGCCTCGGGGTCCTGGCGGGCACGACCTTCATCTCGCCCGCCACCATCAAGGCGCTGCACACGTCGCTCGACGAGCTCAACAAGCAAGAGACCAGCCTCGAGACCCAGATCAACGGGCTCACCCAGCAGGTCGGCTCCTTCAGCGCCTTCGCCGGGGCGGCGCGGGACCGGTTGGTGGCCGGAGCGCTCGCCGGCCGGCCCACCGTGCTGGTGTCCTTCGACACCACGCCCTCCACCGACGTCTCGGGGGTGGCCACCACGCTGCTCCAGGCGGGAGCCCGCCTGGAGGGTTCGTTCGTCCTGCTGTCCTCCAAGATGGCGCTGCCGGACGACGGCACCCGGGCGCAGGTGGCCGCGGCTCTCGGGGTGACCTCGACCGGCGCCGAGGCGGTGGCCGCGGCGCTCGTCCAGCACCTGGCCGACGCCCTGGACGGCAAGTCGCCCGGGGCCTTCCAACGCCTGCTGGACGCCGGCCTCGCCCACGCCAACACGGTGCCGTCGCCCGCGGCGCCGGCGTCGGTGAGCACTCCCGGGGCGGCCGTGGTCCTCCTGGCCCCGGTCGAGCCCACGTCCGGGTCGAAGCCCAGCCCCGACCTGGGGCGGACCCTGATCCTCCCCCTCGCCCGGGACCTGTCGGTAGGCAGCACCCTGCTGGCCATCGGTGAGGACGGGACCAGCCCGCTGCCGGTGCTGTCCGAGGTCCGGGGCGACGACACCCTGCGGGTGGTGACGGTGGACGGGGTGGACGGCCCCATCGGCCAGACCGACGTCGTGCTCGGCCTCCAGGCCGCGGCGGGCGGGGTCTGGGGCGACTACGGGTCCGGGCCCGGCGCCTCAGCCGTGCTGCCGAGCCCGGCGCCCTCGCCCGGGACGGCCTCGTCGGCCGGCGGCGGGACGGGGCACTAG